One part of the Pseudopipra pipra isolate bDixPip1 chromosome 3, bDixPip1.hap1, whole genome shotgun sequence genome encodes these proteins:
- the LOC135411537 gene encoding uncharacterized protein LOC135411537: MAAGPGRAGASLGRCVRALLAQGPPGLLSMAAGAGGGREETGGPARFRLLLAPLPARPRRRSAPSPPSLPPVLPPWRAVLRAATPAGDGRTTRSGCGAGANMADTRGLLAAQHPERRRAATAPPAGRHPHTARATGAAGMAARPPRPIPSSSSCDSVLLLLRERATREGLRERGVKRLSVSSPEASPGVLGTPFSRFRMPGRFALPSSHQGPPGKPGTARRLEEKQRERESARRRRANNPRQLNKPISNQYYLSRGKKKTHKIVMQIDHETQCT; the protein is encoded by the coding sequence atggcggccgggccgggccgggcgggggcaAGTCTCGGTCGGTGCGTGCGTGCGCTCCTCGCTCAGGGGCCGCCGGGCCTCCTCTCCATGGCGGCTGGCGCAGGGGGCGGGCGCGAGGAGACGGGGGGCCCCGCTCGTTTCCGTCTCCTCCTCGCCCCGCTTCCCGCCCGGCCGCGCCGGCGCTccgctccctcccctccctccctccctcccgtcCTCCCTCCCTGGCGCGCTGTGCTCCGGGCGGCCACGCCGGCAGGAGATGGGCGAACAACGCGCAGCGGCTGCGGCGCGGGCGCCAATATGGCGGACACGCGGGGGCTCCTCGCAGCGCAGCACCCGGAGCGGCGCAGAGCggccacagcgccccctgccgggcGGCACCCGCACACCGCCCGCGCCACGGGCGCTGCCGGGATGGCGGCGCGTCCGCCCCGCCCgatcccctcctcctcctcctgtgattccgtgctcctcctcctccgagAGCGGGCGACGAGGGAAGGGTTACGGGAGCGCGGTGTTAAACGCCTCTCTGTGTCGTCACCGGAGGCAAGTCCAGGAGTTCTTGGGACGCCGTTTTCGCGTTTCCGGATGCCCGGACGGTTCGCGTTACCTTCCTCCCATCAAGGCCCGCCGGGGAAACCGGGAACGGCACGCAGGCTTGAAGAAAAGCAGCGGGAGAGAGAATCAGCGAGACGTAGGAGGGCAAATAACCCCCGACAATTAAATAAGCCCATTAGTAATCAATATTATTTATcgagaggaaagaagaaaacccacaaaatcGTAATGCAAATCGATCACGAGACCCAGTGCACTTAA